The following coding sequences lie in one Kitasatospora azatica KCTC 9699 genomic window:
- a CDS encoding ArsR/SmtB family transcription factor, translating into MTSEELDLSSPEQHKALAHPMRQRLLFALGGETGTISGLAAVFGVQKGTVAHHLKVLREAGLVEVVETRRVRGGTEQYYGRTARRMALADDAGVAADLFAAVGAEYAAAPREPLAPLLTIRHLRLTQAQAERLAAALQEVVDGAEEAVEGDAVHAVLVALYQRRG; encoded by the coding sequence ATGACCTCCGAGGAGCTGGACCTCAGTAGCCCCGAGCAGCACAAGGCGCTCGCCCATCCGATGCGCCAGCGGCTGCTCTTCGCCCTTGGTGGCGAGACCGGCACGATCAGCGGCCTTGCGGCCGTGTTCGGCGTGCAGAAGGGCACCGTGGCGCACCATCTGAAGGTGCTGCGCGAGGCCGGACTGGTCGAGGTGGTGGAGACCCGTCGGGTCCGGGGCGGCACCGAGCAGTACTACGGGCGTACGGCGCGCCGGATGGCGCTGGCCGATGACGCGGGAGTGGCGGCCGACCTGTTCGCGGCCGTGGGTGCCGAGTACGCGGCTGCTCCGCGTGAGCCGCTTGCACCATTGCTGACGATTCGTCATCTGAGGCTGACGCAGGCGCAAGCTGAGCGGTTGGCGGCCGCCTTGCAGGAGGTGGTGGACGGGGCCGAGGAGGCGGTGGAGGGGGACGCGGTGCACGCGGTGCTGGTGGCGCTGTATCAGCGGCGGGGGTGA
- a CDS encoding FAD-binding oxidoreductase, with translation MTPTEDSLLTALTELRAALGPHGVLAPDDPAAGFVRDERGLLPAHPAAVLRPRSTAEVAAAVTVCARHAVPVVPFAGGTGLVGGAIPLGTGTQLVLSVRALDRIRSVDAADFALTAEAGCVLSDLQQAAEAEGLHFPLRLASEGSARLGGAIATNAGGSNVLRYGMTRELVLGLEAVLPDGRIWHGLRALRKDNAGYDLKQLLIGSEGTLGIVTAATVLLVPKPRHHAVALLALPGLDPLTGLLALAREWLEDRLTALELFGRTGLELLLAHQPGSKDPFAHPHPRYLLVEATSTRDGAGLRAQLEAFLAEATERGLAADAVPALDRPQAQALWALREGLPEAEKRAGGAVKHDVGVPLGAVAAFVEAAEQRIGRAFPGVAVNAFGHVGDGNIHLNVLAPRSRAAEVSALVFELVAEFHGTISAEHGIGVLKRAALPYTRTPLELDLQRAVKRALDPLGIMNPGKLLP, from the coding sequence GTGACGCCGACGGAGGACTCCCTGCTCACCGCCCTGACGGAGCTGCGCGCGGCGCTCGGACCGCACGGGGTACTGGCTCCCGACGACCCGGCGGCCGGCTTCGTGCGCGACGAGCGCGGTCTGCTGCCCGCGCACCCCGCCGCCGTCCTGCGCCCGCGCAGCACCGCCGAGGTGGCCGCGGCGGTCACCGTCTGCGCCCGGCACGCCGTCCCCGTGGTGCCGTTCGCCGGCGGCACCGGCCTGGTCGGCGGCGCGATCCCGCTCGGCACCGGCACTCAGCTGGTGCTCAGCGTCCGGGCCCTGGACCGGATCCGGAGCGTCGACGCGGCCGACTTCGCGCTCACCGCCGAGGCCGGCTGCGTACTGAGCGACCTTCAGCAGGCCGCGGAGGCCGAGGGGCTGCACTTCCCGCTGCGCCTGGCCTCCGAGGGCAGCGCCCGGCTCGGCGGCGCGATCGCCACCAACGCCGGCGGCAGCAATGTGCTGCGCTACGGCATGACCCGTGAGCTGGTGCTCGGCCTGGAGGCGGTGCTACCGGACGGCCGGATCTGGCACGGCCTGCGCGCCCTGCGCAAGGACAACGCCGGCTACGACCTCAAACAGCTGCTGATCGGCTCCGAGGGCACCCTCGGCATCGTCACCGCCGCCACCGTGCTGCTGGTCCCCAAGCCCCGCCACCACGCCGTCGCGCTGCTCGCCCTGCCGGGCCTCGACCCGCTCACCGGGCTGCTGGCGCTGGCCCGCGAATGGCTGGAGGACCGGCTCACCGCGCTCGAGCTGTTCGGCCGCACCGGCCTCGAGCTGCTCCTCGCCCACCAGCCGGGCAGCAAGGACCCGTTCGCCCACCCGCACCCGCGCTATCTGCTGGTGGAGGCCACCAGCACCCGCGACGGCGCCGGCCTGCGGGCCCAGCTGGAGGCCTTCCTGGCCGAGGCCACCGAACGCGGCCTGGCCGCCGACGCCGTCCCCGCCCTGGACCGCCCGCAGGCCCAGGCCCTCTGGGCGCTGCGCGAGGGCCTGCCGGAGGCGGAGAAGCGGGCCGGCGGCGCGGTCAAGCACGACGTCGGAGTGCCGCTCGGCGCCGTCGCGGCCTTCGTCGAGGCGGCCGAGCAGCGGATCGGCCGGGCTTTCCCGGGCGTGGCGGTCAACGCCTTCGGGCATGTCGGCGACGGCAACATCCACCTCAACGTGCTGGCCCCGCGGAGCCGGGCGGCGGAGGTCTCGGCGCTGGTCTTCGAGCTGGTCGCCGAGTTCCACGGCACGATCAGCGCCGAGCACGGGATCGGCGTGCTCAAGCGTGCGGCACTGCCCTACACCCGCACCCCGCTGGAGCTGGACCTGCAGCGCGCGGTGAAGCGGGCACTCGACCCGCTGGGGATCATGAACCCGGGGAAGCTGCTGCCCTGA
- a CDS encoding MFS transporter produces the protein MSQSVVPQADPNRWKALGFIALAQLMVVLDATIVNIALPSAQKALGFSDANRQWVITAYALAFGGLLLFGGRIADLWGRRRTFITGLIGFALASALGGAAQSTGMLIGARALQGLFGALLAPAALSLLTVSFTEAKERAKAFGIYGAVAGGGGAIGLILGGVLTEYLNWRWTFFINVPFAVVAVAGAVLVIREPEGSRNRNKLDIPGVLLVSTGLVSLVYGFTRASEKGWGATSTIALFVAAAVLLAAFVAVESRVKAPLLPLRVVLDRNRGGSYLALGLAIIGMFGLFLFLTYYMQNILGYSPVKTGVAFLPMVAGMITGSTQIGARLMNRVPARFLMGPGFLVAAGGMAILTNIKIDSSYWLILPGLVLMGLGMGTAFMPAMSLATFRVRPQDAGVASAMVNTSQQVGGAIGTAALSTVAISASKSFGKSHLSTTVPQAIQQAQAQVHGFTTAIWWSFGFLLLASALSAILLNGGGAQNVQVAAGSEGEIADVPVMAH, from the coding sequence ATGTCACAATCCGTCGTCCCGCAGGCCGACCCCAACCGCTGGAAGGCGCTAGGGTTCATCGCCCTCGCCCAGCTCATGGTGGTGCTGGACGCCACCATCGTGAACATCGCCCTGCCGTCGGCCCAGAAGGCCCTCGGCTTCTCCGACGCCAACCGCCAGTGGGTGATCACCGCCTACGCGCTGGCCTTCGGTGGTCTGCTGCTCTTCGGCGGCCGAATCGCCGACCTGTGGGGCCGTCGGCGCACCTTCATCACCGGTCTGATCGGCTTCGCGCTGGCCTCCGCGCTCGGTGGCGCGGCCCAGAGCACCGGCATGCTGATCGGCGCCCGCGCGCTGCAGGGCCTGTTCGGCGCCCTGCTGGCCCCGGCCGCGCTCTCGCTGCTCACGGTGAGCTTCACCGAGGCCAAGGAGCGGGCCAAGGCCTTCGGCATCTACGGTGCCGTCGCCGGTGGTGGCGGTGCGATCGGACTGATCCTCGGCGGCGTGCTCACCGAGTACCTGAACTGGCGCTGGACCTTCTTCATCAACGTTCCGTTCGCCGTCGTGGCGGTGGCCGGCGCGGTGCTGGTGATCCGTGAGCCCGAGGGCAGCCGCAACCGCAACAAGCTGGACATCCCCGGCGTGCTGCTGGTCTCCACCGGCCTGGTCTCGCTGGTCTACGGCTTCACCCGGGCCTCCGAGAAGGGCTGGGGCGCGACCAGCACGATCGCCCTGTTCGTCGCCGCCGCAGTGCTGCTGGCCGCGTTCGTCGCGGTCGAGAGCCGGGTCAAGGCCCCGCTGCTGCCGCTGCGCGTGGTGCTCGACCGCAACCGTGGTGGCTCCTACCTCGCGCTGGGCCTGGCCATCATCGGCATGTTCGGTCTCTTCCTCTTCCTGACCTACTACATGCAGAACATCCTGGGTTACTCCCCGGTCAAGACCGGTGTGGCGTTCCTGCCGATGGTCGCGGGCATGATCACCGGCTCCACCCAGATCGGCGCCCGCCTGATGAACCGGGTCCCGGCCCGCTTCCTGATGGGCCCCGGCTTCCTGGTGGCCGCCGGTGGCATGGCGATCCTGACCAACATCAAGATCGACTCCTCGTACTGGCTGATCCTGCCCGGCCTGGTCCTGATGGGCCTGGGCATGGGGACCGCGTTCATGCCGGCGATGAGCCTGGCCACCTTCCGGGTCCGCCCGCAGGACGCCGGTGTCGCCTCCGCGATGGTCAACACCTCGCAGCAGGTCGGCGGCGCCATCGGCACCGCGGCGCTGAGCACGGTGGCGATCAGCGCGAGCAAGTCGTTCGGCAAGTCCCACCTGAGCACCACGGTGCCGCAGGCGATCCAGCAGGCTCAGGCCCAGGTGCACGGCTTCACCACCGCCATCTGGTGGTCCTTCGGCTTCCTGCTGCTGGCCTCCGCGCTCTCCGCGATCCTGCTGAACGGTGGCGGCGCGCAGAACGTCCAGGTCGCCGCGGGCAGCGAGGGCGAGATCGCCGACGTCCCGGTGATGGCGCACTGA
- a CDS encoding NAD(P)-dependent oxidoreductase, with amino-acid sequence MNVGFVGLGAMGREMAAQLVRAGHQVQVWNRSPEPVAALVEQGARAAGTLAEALANEVVVSMLADDHAVESLLLDGGLLESARLDVHVNMATVSPALARRAAELHQQHGIGYVSAPVLGRTDVAAAGNLNILAAGETSLLDRVAPLFAAMGRQTYRLGEQPQLANVAKISANFMLVSAVEAFAEAAALAEANGLAPADLLEVLTGTVFPGPVYAGYGGMIANGRYDPAGFRLALGLKDVGLALDAGAAAQVPLPLAGLLRDALLEGIAHGDGDRDLAALGETSRRRANLTKRH; translated from the coding sequence GTGAATGTCGGATTCGTCGGCCTGGGCGCGATGGGGCGCGAGATGGCCGCCCAACTGGTCAGGGCCGGGCACCAGGTGCAGGTCTGGAACCGCTCCCCCGAGCCGGTGGCCGCACTGGTCGAGCAGGGTGCCCGGGCCGCCGGCACGCTGGCCGAGGCACTGGCCAACGAGGTGGTCGTCTCCATGCTGGCGGACGACCATGCCGTGGAGTCGCTGCTGCTGGACGGCGGGCTGCTGGAGTCCGCCAGGCTGGACGTGCACGTCAACATGGCCACCGTCTCCCCCGCCCTGGCCCGCCGGGCCGCCGAGCTGCACCAGCAGCACGGCATCGGGTACGTCTCGGCGCCGGTGCTCGGCCGAACCGATGTGGCGGCCGCCGGGAACCTCAACATCCTGGCGGCGGGTGAGACTTCGCTGCTGGACCGGGTGGCCCCGCTGTTCGCGGCGATGGGCCGGCAGACCTACCGACTCGGCGAGCAGCCGCAGTTGGCCAATGTCGCCAAGATCAGCGCCAACTTCATGCTGGTCTCGGCGGTGGAGGCGTTCGCCGAGGCGGCCGCGCTGGCCGAGGCCAACGGGCTGGCCCCGGCCGACCTGCTCGAAGTACTCACCGGCACGGTCTTCCCCGGCCCGGTCTACGCGGGCTACGGCGGCATGATCGCCAACGGCCGCTACGACCCGGCCGGGTTCCGGCTGGCCCTCGGCCTCAAGGACGTCGGCCTGGCCCTGGACGCGGGCGCCGCCGCCCAGGTCCCGCTCCCGCTGGCCGGTCTGCTGCGCGACGCCCTGCTGGAGGGCATCGCACACGGCGACGGCGACCGCGACCTCGCAGCCCTCGGCGAAACCTCCCGCCGTCGAGCCAATCTGACGAAGCGTCACTGA
- a CDS encoding TetR/AcrR family transcriptional regulator, which produces MSAGTPARSAAPRLRADATRNRERIVAAARKLFADEGADVPLDEIAKRAGVGNATLYRNFPDRATLIQQVALSVLESIMERARAALADTGDPFEALRDYVHAAADERIGALCALLTEHVVLHEDEELFAVRAQLEDAMEELMARARAAGTLREDVGPGDVFVALARLTRPLPGSDCMKHDESMFVHRHLQLFLDGLRAPAPSALPGHAITLQELRRP; this is translated from the coding sequence ATGTCCGCCGGGACACCGGCCAGGTCTGCCGCCCCCCGCCTGCGCGCCGACGCCACCCGCAACCGGGAGCGGATCGTCGCCGCCGCCCGTAAGCTCTTCGCCGACGAGGGCGCCGACGTCCCGCTGGACGAGATCGCCAAGCGTGCCGGGGTCGGCAACGCCACCCTCTACCGAAACTTCCCGGACCGGGCCACGCTGATCCAGCAGGTCGCGCTCTCCGTGCTGGAAAGCATCATGGAGCGCGCCCGGGCGGCCCTGGCCGACACCGGCGACCCGTTCGAGGCGCTGCGCGACTACGTGCACGCGGCCGCCGACGAGCGGATCGGCGCGCTCTGCGCGCTGCTTACCGAGCACGTGGTGCTCCACGAGGACGAGGAGCTCTTCGCCGTCCGCGCCCAGCTGGAGGACGCGATGGAGGAGCTGATGGCCCGCGCCCGCGCGGCCGGCACGCTGCGCGAGGACGTCGGCCCCGGTGACGTCTTCGTGGCACTGGCCCGGCTCACCCGTCCGCTGCCCGGCAGCGACTGCATGAAGCACGACGAGTCCATGTTCGTCCACCGTCATCTGCAGCTCTTCCTCGACGGACTGCGGGCACCGGCGCCCTCGGCCCTGCCCGGACACGCCATCACGCTCCAGGAGCTGCGGCGTCCATGA
- a CDS encoding MSMEG_1061 family FMN-dependent PPOX-type flavoprotein, with the protein MTTTSQPAASLYDALQADAVPDLATLREVYEMPGEAAVHKQVDRIHDVARRLIGCSSFVLIASAGADGSCDVSPRGGPAGFVAVLDEHTLAIPDATGNKRLDSLQNIVATGRVGLVFLIPGRNDTLRVNGRACVSTEPQLLEQLTAVGKPPRSAIVVRVEEVYGHCPKSLLRGFVWKPGQWLPKEAAPSSAEVTLSHLSATLDGLTVEQIEQREREALLYRYE; encoded by the coding sequence ATGACGACTACTTCGCAGCCCGCCGCCAGTCTCTACGACGCCCTGCAAGCCGACGCCGTGCCCGACCTCGCCACACTGCGCGAGGTCTACGAGATGCCGGGCGAGGCCGCCGTGCACAAGCAGGTGGACCGGATCCACGACGTGGCGCGGCGGCTGATCGGCTGCTCCTCCTTCGTGCTGATCGCCAGCGCGGGCGCGGACGGCAGCTGCGACGTGTCGCCGCGCGGCGGGCCGGCCGGGTTCGTCGCGGTGCTGGACGAGCACACGCTGGCGATACCCGATGCGACCGGCAACAAGCGGCTGGACTCGCTGCAGAACATCGTCGCCACCGGCCGGGTCGGCCTGGTCTTCCTGATCCCGGGCCGCAACGACACCCTGCGGGTCAACGGTCGGGCCTGCGTCTCCACCGAGCCGCAGCTGCTCGAGCAGTTGACGGCGGTGGGCAAGCCGCCGCGCAGCGCGATCGTGGTGCGGGTGGAGGAGGTCTACGGCCACTGCCCGAAGTCGCTGCTGCGCGGCTTCGTCTGGAAGCCCGGGCAGTGGCTCCCCAAGGAGGCCGCCCCGAGCTCCGCCGAGGTGACCCTCTCCCACCTGTCCGCCACGCTGGACGGTCTGACGGTCGAGCAGATCGAGCAGCGCGAGCGCGAGGCACTGCTCTACCGGTACGAGTGA
- a CDS encoding S66 family peptidase — protein sequence MQPLYPPKPRPGDRVAVLSPGAALPAIFPHPYELGLRRLREEFGLEPVEYPTTRKLGASPQERAADLHAAFADPSVKAVIASIGGDDQITVLPHLDRELIAANPKPFFGYSDNTNLLLFLRNSGVVSYHGGSVMVQLGRGGSVNPATADSLRAALFETDAGEYELRPVSEAGDQEWDWATPELLAREPVMEPAEGWVWHNADQVVEGAGWGGNLEILSWLAMADREIHPAEEYAGQVLYLETSEEMPRGEEVYRILRNLGERGLLRQFPALLMARAKAWNFRQQLEPAAKVEYRKAQREAVLRALAEYAPQTMAVFDVDFGHTDPQLVLPCGGRIRVDGPARRITVRY from the coding sequence GTGCAGCCGCTGTACCCGCCGAAGCCCCGCCCGGGCGACCGGGTCGCGGTCCTCTCGCCGGGGGCGGCCTTGCCCGCGATCTTCCCGCACCCGTACGAGCTCGGACTGCGGCGGCTGCGCGAGGAGTTCGGCCTGGAGCCGGTGGAGTACCCGACCACCCGGAAGCTGGGCGCCAGTCCGCAGGAGCGGGCCGCCGACCTGCACGCCGCCTTCGCCGACCCGAGCGTCAAGGCGGTCATCGCCAGCATCGGCGGCGATGACCAGATCACCGTGCTGCCGCACCTGGACCGCGAGCTGATCGCGGCCAACCCCAAGCCCTTCTTCGGCTACAGCGACAACACCAACCTGCTGCTCTTCCTGCGCAACAGCGGCGTCGTCAGCTACCACGGCGGCTCGGTGATGGTGCAGCTCGGGCGCGGCGGCTCAGTGAACCCCGCCACCGCCGACTCGCTGCGCGCAGCGCTGTTCGAGACCGACGCGGGGGAGTACGAGCTGCGACCGGTCAGCGAGGCGGGCGACCAGGAATGGGACTGGGCGACCCCCGAACTCCTCGCGAGGGAGCCGGTGATGGAGCCCGCTGAGGGCTGGGTCTGGCACAACGCCGACCAGGTGGTCGAGGGCGCCGGCTGGGGCGGCAACCTGGAGATCCTCTCCTGGCTGGCGATGGCCGACCGGGAGATCCACCCGGCCGAGGAGTACGCCGGACAGGTGCTCTACCTGGAGACCTCCGAGGAGATGCCGCGCGGCGAGGAGGTCTACCGGATCCTGCGCAACCTCGGCGAGCGCGGACTGCTGCGCCAGTTCCCCGCACTGCTGATGGCCCGGGCCAAGGCCTGGAACTTCCGGCAGCAGCTGGAGCCGGCCGCCAAGGTCGAGTACCGCAAGGCCCAGCGCGAGGCGGTGCTGCGGGCGCTGGCCGAGTACGCGCCGCAGACCATGGCCGTCTTCGACGTCGACTTCGGCCACACCGACCCGCAGCTGGTCCTCCCCTGCGGCGGCCGGATCCGAGTGGACGGGCCGGCCCGCCGGATCACCGTGCGGTACTAG
- the egtA gene encoding ergothioneine biosynthesis glutamate--cysteine ligase EgtA yields the protein MNLVRQPSPSLGAEPQAPPTVTPLTENAAETYVASTCFKIGPPGQVGVELEWFVHDSDRPHAAPSPARVSAALDALRLPPDHPLLPLGSRVTREPGGQVELSSPAAADLVGCVETTRRDLSTLRAAFAAQGLTLAGYGTEPHPRDRQVTLRQPRYLAMEEYFGRSGPWGKIMMCTTASTQVCLDAGTDRPGAEGFRERWLLAHRLGPVLVAAFANSPLLDGRPTGYRSTRQTVWSRMDPSRTLAPTAVDGDPREAWARYVLDAQVLCVRRPEGKSWNAPVGLTFRGWLRRPEAERPSLADLEYHLSTLFPPVRPRGYLELRMIDAQPGDGWVVPAALTAALFADRRAADAALAALEPLASALTEPGPRGPAWTRAAARGVDDPVLRRAALGCFAAAEGGLDRLGVDGQLRTAVTEFAERYTARGRCPADDLLDSSAPQEDAPC from the coding sequence GTGAACCTCGTACGGCAGCCCAGTCCCTCCCTCGGGGCCGAGCCGCAGGCGCCCCCGACGGTCACTCCACTGACGGAGAACGCCGCCGAGACCTATGTCGCCAGCACCTGTTTCAAGATCGGGCCTCCCGGGCAGGTCGGCGTCGAGCTCGAATGGTTTGTCCATGACTCCGATCGGCCGCATGCCGCCCCCTCCCCCGCCCGGGTGAGCGCGGCGCTCGACGCGCTGCGGCTCCCCCCGGACCACCCGTTACTACCACTCGGCTCCCGAGTCACCCGCGAGCCCGGCGGCCAGGTCGAACTGAGCTCGCCCGCCGCCGCGGACCTGGTCGGCTGCGTGGAGACCACCCGGCGCGACCTGAGCACCCTGCGCGCCGCCTTCGCCGCCCAGGGGCTGACCCTCGCCGGCTACGGTACCGAACCCCACCCGAGGGACCGTCAGGTGACCCTCCGTCAGCCACGATACCTGGCCATGGAAGAATACTTCGGCCGTTCCGGCCCGTGGGGCAAGATCATGATGTGCACCACGGCCTCCACCCAGGTCTGCCTGGACGCGGGCACCGACCGGCCCGGGGCCGAGGGCTTCCGGGAGCGCTGGCTGCTGGCCCACCGACTGGGCCCGGTACTGGTCGCCGCCTTCGCCAACTCCCCACTGCTGGACGGGCGCCCGACCGGTTACCGGTCCACCCGGCAGACCGTCTGGTCGCGGATGGACCCCAGCCGCACGCTGGCCCCGACCGCCGTGGACGGCGATCCGCGCGAGGCCTGGGCCCGCTACGTGCTGGACGCCCAGGTGCTCTGCGTCCGCCGCCCCGAGGGGAAGTCCTGGAACGCGCCGGTCGGCCTGACCTTCCGCGGCTGGCTGCGCCGCCCGGAGGCCGAGCGCCCCAGCCTGGCCGACCTCGAGTACCACCTCAGCACGCTCTTCCCACCGGTCCGCCCACGCGGCTACCTGGAGCTGCGCATGATCGACGCGCAGCCGGGCGACGGCTGGGTGGTGCCCGCCGCTCTTACGGCCGCGCTCTTCGCCGACCGCCGGGCCGCCGACGCGGCGCTGGCCGCCCTGGAGCCGCTGGCCTCCGCGCTGACCGAGCCGGGGCCGCGCGGTCCCGCCTGGACCAGGGCCGCCGCCCGGGGCGTGGACGACCCGGTGCTGCGCCGGGCCGCCCTCGGCTGCTTCGCCGCCGCCGAAGGCGGTCTGGACCGGCTCGGTGTGGACGGGCAACTGCGCACCGCCGTCACCGAGTTCGCCGAGCGCTACACCGCCAGGGGCCGATGTCCCGCCGACGACCTGCTCGACTCTTCCGCGCCGCAGGAGGATGCACCGTGCTGA
- a CDS encoding YbhB/YbcL family Raf kinase inhibitor-like protein, which produces MPVITRARHWSRRAAVAATALATALALGGAASAGSAAPGNRLTPFTLTSPDFHDGGKLPVWTEFGGTYGGQHSHCDGKNLAPELDWHNAPAGTKSYVLLVNDMDAPIAGGWHHWVVYDIPGNVDRLKGHGKLEYTQGSTSWDANGLPVVGWGGPCPPATGQVHHYIFTLYALDSATVPVPGDSLSYEQLISTIDPDVLGSTVIIGTFRLPQKA; this is translated from the coding sequence ATGCCTGTCATCACCCGCGCGCGCCACTGGTCGCGCCGCGCCGCGGTCGCCGCCACCGCGCTGGCCACCGCACTCGCACTGGGCGGCGCCGCCTCGGCGGGAAGCGCCGCCCCCGGCAACCGACTCACCCCGTTCACCCTCACCAGCCCCGACTTCCACGACGGCGGCAAGCTGCCGGTCTGGACCGAGTTCGGCGGCACCTACGGTGGCCAACACTCCCACTGCGACGGCAAGAACCTGGCGCCCGAGCTGGACTGGCACAACGCCCCAGCCGGAACGAAGAGCTATGTGCTGCTGGTCAACGACATGGACGCGCCGATCGCGGGCGGCTGGCACCACTGGGTGGTGTACGACATCCCCGGGAACGTCGACCGGCTGAAGGGTCACGGCAAGCTCGAGTACACGCAGGGATCGACCAGTTGGGACGCGAACGGGCTCCCGGTCGTCGGCTGGGGCGGCCCGTGCCCGCCGGCCACCGGGCAGGTGCACCACTACATCTTCACCCTGTACGCCCTCGACAGCGCCACCGTCCCCGTCCCCGGCGACTCCCTGTCGTACGAGCAGCTGATCAGCACGATCGACCCGGACGTGCTCGGATCGACCGTCATCATCGGCACCTTCCGGCTGCCGCAGAAGGCCTGA
- a CDS encoding O-methyltransferase, whose amino-acid sequence MSPHGTIAHRTATDLPPPVREALAAADAHGFGHSCRPEQGLLLRTLAQGAPRLIGESGTGCGVGLAWLASGAAPDVRLISVERDAGRAAAAAEVFADLPQVEVVCGDWTELYERGPFDLLVLDGGGQGKGDGAPADPERLLTPGGTVVVDDFTPSTGWPPLHEGRPDAARLHWLEHPALRATELRLAADLSSVVGRLK is encoded by the coding sequence ATGTCCCCGCACGGCACCATCGCACACCGCACCGCGACCGACCTGCCGCCACCGGTCCGCGAGGCCCTGGCGGCAGCCGACGCGCACGGCTTCGGCCACTCCTGTCGCCCCGAACAGGGCCTGCTGCTGCGGACCTTGGCCCAGGGCGCGCCACGGCTGATCGGCGAGAGCGGGACGGGGTGCGGGGTCGGCCTGGCCTGGCTGGCGAGCGGCGCGGCGCCGGACGTGCGGCTGATCAGTGTGGAGCGTGACGCGGGCCGGGCCGCCGCCGCAGCCGAGGTCTTCGCCGACCTGCCGCAGGTCGAGGTGGTCTGCGGCGACTGGACCGAGCTCTACGAGCGCGGCCCGTTCGACCTGCTGGTGCTCGACGGCGGCGGCCAGGGCAAGGGCGACGGCGCCCCCGCCGACCCCGAGCGGCTGCTCACGCCCGGTGGCACGGTGGTGGTGGACGACTTCACCCCGTCCACCGGCTGGCCGCCCCTGCACGAGGGCCGCCCGGACGCCGCCCGCCTGCACTGGCTGGAGCACCCGGCGCTGCGCGCCACCGAGCTGCGGCTGGCGGCGGACCTCAGCTCGGTGGTCGGGCGACTCAAATAG
- a CDS encoding S41 family peptidase gives MAQLQPAEITGIVTETARLTSELYVFPEVGAELAELLTDRLAAGRYHQATDVEALGRLVTEDLQSVNGDRHLRLKFHPYEVPTEKDGAVREELNRAAELSLGGVPLIERLAGGVVRLKLAPILFPLDMTADALTAALNLVSRAEALVLDLRDCVGGHPDTVSFICSYLLDRPTHLNTLYDREEDSERQFWSLPQVQGAKFGGSKPLALLTSRATFSGGEELVYDLQQQGRALVYGERTGGGANPRQGFTLHPHLEATIPVARSINPVSGTNWEGVGITPDVETDPAQALDVAHPALLAEIANGDGDSLSAQEARDTLQGTAQPAPTAATAATAL, from the coding sequence ATGGCCCAGCTTCAGCCCGCCGAGATCACCGGGATCGTCACCGAAACCGCGCGGCTCACCAGCGAGCTCTACGTCTTCCCCGAGGTCGGCGCCGAACTCGCCGAACTGCTCACCGACCGCCTCGCCGCCGGCCGCTACCACCAGGCCACGGACGTCGAGGCGCTCGGCCGGCTGGTCACCGAGGACCTGCAGTCGGTGAACGGCGACCGGCACCTGCGACTGAAGTTCCACCCGTACGAGGTGCCGACAGAGAAGGACGGCGCGGTGCGCGAGGAGCTGAACCGGGCAGCAGAGCTGTCGCTGGGCGGGGTACCGCTGATCGAACGGCTCGCCGGCGGGGTGGTGCGCCTCAAGCTGGCGCCGATCCTGTTCCCGCTGGACATGACCGCCGACGCGCTGACCGCCGCGCTCAACCTGGTCTCCCGGGCCGAGGCTCTGGTGCTGGACCTGCGCGACTGCGTCGGCGGCCACCCGGACACCGTCTCCTTCATCTGCAGCTACCTGCTGGACCGCCCGACCCACCTCAACACCCTCTACGACCGCGAGGAGGACAGCGAGCGCCAGTTCTGGAGCCTGCCGCAGGTCCAGGGCGCCAAGTTCGGCGGCAGCAAGCCGCTCGCCCTGCTGACCAGCCGGGCCACCTTCTCCGGCGGCGAGGAGCTGGTCTACGACCTGCAGCAGCAGGGTCGCGCCCTGGTCTACGGCGAGCGGACCGGCGGCGGCGCCAACCCGCGCCAGGGCTTCACGCTGCACCCGCACCTGGAGGCGACCATCCCGGTCGCCCGCTCGATCAACCCGGTCTCCGGCACCAACTGGGAGGGCGTCGGCATCACCCCGGACGTCGAGACGGACCCGGCCCAGGCGCTGGACGTGGCCCACCCTGCCCTGCTGGCCGAGATCGCCAACGGCGACGGTGACAGCCTGTCGGCCCAGGAGGCGCGCGACACCCTGCAGGGCACCGCTCAGCCGGCGCCCACTGCGGCCACTGCGGCCACTGCGCTGTAG